A window of the Bradyrhizobium diazoefficiens genome harbors these coding sequences:
- the rpmG gene encoding 50S ribosomal protein L33, protein MAKAVTIKVKLVSSADTGFYYVAKKNSRTMTDKLVKKKYDPVARKHVEFKEAKIK, encoded by the coding sequence ATGGCCAAAGCGGTCACCATCAAGGTCAAGCTCGTGTCCTCGGCTGACACCGGCTTCTACTACGTCGCCAAGAAGAATTCGCGCACCATGACCGACAAGCTGGTCAAGAAGAAGTACGATCCGGTCGCGCGCAAGCACGTCGAATTCAAGGAAGCCAAGATTAAGTAA
- the rnr gene encoding ribonuclease R, with product MKRKNDHGFPDRSAIVAFIKAHPGKVGTRDIAREFGLKNADRIELKRLLRELADDGTIKKKRHTVSEPDSLPPTLVADITGRDSDGELIASPTEWDEVEGGEPPKIRIQMPRRPKPGTVAGVRDRVLLRVEPSNEIEGPAYRGHIIKVFDRAKSRILGVFRSLPEGGGRLVPVDKKSADRELNIAAADTNGAQDGDLVSVDIVRTRSFGLASGRVKEKLGSVKSEKAISLIAIYAHDIPLQFSSPAEREAEAAEPANLKGREDWRDVPLVTIDPPDAKDHDDAVHAQADPDPNNKGGFIVDVAIADVSFYVRPGTALDRDALDRGNSVYFPDRVVPMLPERISNNLCSLVPGEPRGALAVRMIIAPDGRKRSHSFHRILMRSAAKLNYAQAQAAIDGRPDDTTGPLLDPILKPLYAAYACVKRARDERDPLNLDLPERKILLKSDGTVDRVVVPERLDAHKLIEEFMILANVAAAEMLEKKSLPLIYRVHDEPTLEKVHALAEFLETLDVPFAKGGALRPALFNRVLAQLEGHDHFPLVSEVVLRAQAQAEYSSENYGHFGLNLRRYAHFTSPIRRYADLVVHRALVRALGLGEGALPDSETPESLGEVAAHISLTERRAMKAERETVDRLIAHHLADRIGASFQGRVSGVTRAGLFVKLAETGADGLIPIRSLGAEYFNYDEGRHALVGTRSRTMYQLGDVVDVRLIEAAPIAGALRFELLSSSSETAPRDRRQAGPQRRPSLKAHPGRSPERKSKPPKPKSGKPKKGKGKNKGKKGKAW from the coding sequence GTGAAACGCAAGAATGACCATGGCTTTCCCGACAGGAGCGCCATCGTCGCCTTCATCAAGGCACATCCAGGAAAGGTCGGGACCCGCGACATCGCGCGCGAGTTCGGCCTGAAGAACGCCGATCGCATCGAGCTCAAGCGCCTGCTGCGCGAGCTCGCCGACGACGGCACCATCAAGAAAAAGCGCCATACGGTCTCAGAGCCGGACAGCCTGCCGCCGACGCTGGTCGCCGACATCACCGGCCGCGACTCCGATGGCGAATTGATCGCTTCTCCAACCGAATGGGACGAGGTCGAAGGCGGCGAGCCCCCGAAAATCCGCATCCAGATGCCGCGCCGGCCGAAGCCGGGTACTGTTGCCGGCGTCCGCGATCGCGTGCTGCTGCGCGTCGAGCCGAGCAACGAGATCGAAGGCCCGGCCTATCGCGGCCACATCATCAAGGTCTTCGACAGGGCCAAGAGCCGCATCCTCGGCGTGTTCCGCAGCCTGCCGGAAGGCGGTGGACGGCTCGTTCCCGTCGACAAGAAGTCCGCCGACCGCGAGCTTAACATCGCCGCGGCTGACACGAACGGCGCGCAGGACGGCGACCTCGTCAGCGTCGACATCGTCCGCACGCGCAGCTTTGGTCTGGCGTCAGGCCGGGTGAAAGAGAAGCTCGGTTCGGTCAAGTCGGAGAAGGCGATCAGCCTGATCGCGATCTACGCCCACGACATCCCGCTGCAATTCTCTTCCCCCGCCGAGCGCGAAGCAGAAGCGGCGGAGCCCGCCAACCTGAAAGGGCGAGAGGACTGGCGCGACGTCCCGCTCGTCACCATCGATCCACCGGACGCCAAGGATCACGACGATGCGGTGCATGCGCAAGCCGATCCCGATCCGAACAACAAGGGCGGCTTCATCGTCGACGTCGCCATCGCCGACGTGAGCTTCTACGTCCGTCCGGGCACCGCGCTCGACCGTGACGCGCTCGACCGCGGCAACTCGGTCTATTTCCCCGACCGCGTCGTGCCGATGCTGCCCGAGCGGATCTCCAACAATCTCTGCTCGCTGGTGCCGGGCGAGCCGCGCGGCGCGCTCGCGGTGCGAATGATCATTGCCCCGGACGGACGCAAGCGTTCGCACTCATTCCATCGCATCCTGATGCGCTCGGCGGCGAAGCTGAACTACGCGCAGGCGCAGGCCGCGATCGACGGGCGGCCGGACGACACCACCGGCCCCCTGCTCGATCCGATCCTGAAGCCGCTCTATGCCGCTTATGCCTGCGTCAAGCGCGCGCGCGACGAGCGCGATCCGCTCAATCTCGATCTGCCCGAGCGCAAGATCCTCCTGAAGAGCGACGGCACGGTTGATCGTGTCGTCGTGCCTGAGCGTCTCGACGCGCACAAGCTGATCGAGGAGTTCATGATCCTCGCCAACGTCGCGGCAGCCGAGATGCTGGAGAAGAAGTCGCTCCCGCTGATCTACCGCGTGCACGACGAGCCGACGCTGGAAAAAGTCCACGCGCTCGCGGAATTCCTGGAGACGCTCGACGTCCCCTTCGCGAAAGGCGGCGCGCTGCGCCCCGCTCTGTTCAACCGCGTGCTGGCGCAGCTCGAAGGCCACGACCATTTCCCGCTGGTCAGCGAGGTGGTGCTGCGCGCCCAGGCGCAGGCCGAATATTCGTCCGAGAATTACGGTCATTTCGGGCTGAATTTGCGCCGCTACGCGCATTTCACTTCGCCGATCCGCCGCTATGCCGACCTCGTCGTGCATCGCGCGCTGGTCCGCGCGCTCGGGCTCGGCGAGGGTGCCCTGCCCGACAGCGAGACGCCGGAGAGCCTCGGCGAGGTCGCCGCGCATATTTCGCTGACGGAGCGGCGCGCGATGAAGGCGGAGCGCGAGACCGTCGACCGCCTGATCGCGCATCACCTCGCCGACCGCATCGGCGCGAGTTTCCAGGGTCGCGTCTCCGGCGTTACGCGCGCCGGGCTCTTCGTCAAACTCGCTGAAACTGGCGCCGACGGATTGATCCCGATCCGGTCCCTCGGCGCGGAATATTTCAACTATGACGAGGGCCGCCACGCGCTGGTCGGCACGCGCAGCCGCACCATGTACCAGCTCGGTGACGTCGTTGACGTTCGCCTGATCGAAGCAGCCCCCATCGCAGGCGCTCTTCGTTTTGAGCTGCTGTCGTCATCCAGCGAGACCGCGCCGCGCGACCGCAGACAAGCTGGTCCGCAACGCCGCCCGTCGCTCAAGGCTCATCCGGGACGTAGTCCGGAGAGAAAAAGCAAGCCGCCGAAGCCGAAATCCGGCAAACCGAAGAAGGGCAAGGGAAAGAACAAAGGCAAGAAGGGCAAGGCATGGTGA
- a CDS encoding NUDIX hydrolase, whose translation MTDTAQTAEKAKVHEEKEADHHPYFRPRDAATLILVDRSGAVPKVLVGKRHDKVVFMPGKFVFPGGRVDKDDYRVPVAAPITTELEANLAKGSPKTPTSRAKSLAIAAIREACEETGLCLGRKSEGKARLEGPWKPFADAGLLPDPSSLYLIARAITPPGRVKRFDTRFFTADASAITHHVEGVIHADAELVELVWVELGSKPLADLHPMTRNVLNELHTRLATGPLRHDAPVPFFHFYGGKMQKDILS comes from the coding sequence ATGACGGATACGGCGCAGACGGCTGAGAAAGCCAAGGTGCACGAGGAGAAGGAAGCCGATCACCATCCCTACTTCCGTCCCCGGGATGCAGCCACACTGATCCTGGTCGATCGCAGCGGCGCCGTTCCAAAGGTCCTGGTCGGCAAGCGCCACGACAAGGTGGTGTTCATGCCCGGCAAGTTCGTCTTCCCCGGCGGCCGCGTCGACAAGGACGATTATCGCGTGCCGGTCGCGGCCCCCATCACGACTGAGCTAGAAGCTAATCTCGCCAAGGGCAGCCCGAAGACGCCGACCTCGCGCGCAAAATCGCTGGCGATTGCCGCGATCCGCGAGGCCTGCGAGGAGACCGGTCTTTGCCTCGGGCGCAAGAGCGAGGGCAAGGCCAGGCTCGAAGGCCCCTGGAAGCCATTCGCGGACGCAGGCCTCCTGCCCGATCCCTCCAGCCTGTACCTCATCGCCCGCGCGATCACGCCGCCCGGCCGCGTCAAGCGCTTCGATACGCGCTTCTTCACGGCGGATGCGTCCGCGATCACCCACCATGTCGAGGGCGTGATCCATGCGGATGCGGAGCTGGTCGAGCTGGTCTGGGTCGAGCTCGGTTCAAAACCGCTCGCCGATCTGCATCCCATGACACGGAATGTGCTCAACGAGCTCCACACCCGCCTTGCCACCGGCCCGCTGCGCCACGACGCGCCAGTGCCGTTCTTCCATTTCTACGGCGGCAAGATGCAGAAGGATATTTTGAGCTAA
- a CDS encoding LLM class flavin-dependent oxidoreductase, which translates to MAQRQLKLGAFMRPVSIHTGAWRYPGAWPDANFNFGHIKQLIRKLEAGKFDAFFMADHLAVLNMPVNALKRSHTVTSFEPFTLLSALSAVTERIGLIATGSTTFDEPYHVARRFASLDHLSGGRAGWNIVTTSNPDAALNFGLDDHMEHAERYKRAREFYDVVTGLWDSFADDAFVRDVDSGLFFDPSKMHVLDHNGKYLKVRGPLNIARPVQGWPVIVQAGASEDGKQLAAETAEAVFTGGGSLADGQKLYADIKGRMEKIGRDPEHLKILPGAFVVVGDSVDEAKEKRALLDSRVHYDSAIASLSVILGTDASGFDPDEQLPDIPETNASKSGRQRMVDLAKRDKLTVRQLAQRVGGYGGLSFVGTAKTIADQMEEWLVGRGSDGFNIMFPFLPAGLDDFVDKVVPELQRRGIFRKEYEGATLRENLGLPRPKNRFFEA; encoded by the coding sequence ATGGCACAACGGCAACTCAAGCTTGGCGCGTTCATGCGCCCGGTCAGCATCCACACCGGCGCCTGGCGCTATCCCGGGGCCTGGCCCGACGCCAATTTCAACTTTGGCCACATCAAGCAGCTGATCAGGAAGCTCGAGGCCGGCAAGTTCGACGCCTTCTTCATGGCCGATCATCTGGCCGTGCTGAACATGCCGGTCAACGCGCTCAAGCGCAGCCACACCGTGACCTCGTTCGAGCCGTTCACGCTGCTGTCGGCGCTCTCGGCCGTCACCGAGCGCATCGGCCTGATCGCCACGGGATCGACCACCTTCGACGAGCCCTATCATGTGGCGCGCCGCTTCGCCTCGCTCGACCATCTCAGCGGCGGGCGGGCGGGCTGGAACATCGTCACCACCTCGAACCCGGATGCCGCGCTGAATTTCGGCCTCGACGATCACATGGAGCATGCCGAGCGCTACAAGCGCGCCCGCGAATTCTACGACGTCGTCACGGGCTTGTGGGACTCCTTCGCCGATGACGCCTTCGTGCGCGACGTCGACAGCGGCCTTTTCTTCGATCCCTCGAAAATGCATGTGCTCGACCACAACGGCAAATATCTGAAGGTGCGCGGCCCCCTCAACATCGCCCGCCCCGTGCAGGGCTGGCCGGTGATCGTGCAGGCCGGCGCATCGGAAGACGGCAAGCAGCTCGCGGCCGAAACCGCGGAAGCCGTGTTCACCGGCGGCGGCAGCCTCGCCGACGGGCAAAAGCTCTATGCCGACATCAAGGGCCGCATGGAAAAGATCGGCCGCGATCCCGAGCACCTGAAAATCCTGCCCGGCGCCTTCGTCGTGGTCGGCGACAGCGTCGATGAGGCCAAGGAGAAGCGCGCTCTGCTCGACAGCCGCGTGCATTACGACAGCGCCATCGCCTCGCTCTCGGTCATCCTCGGCACCGATGCCTCCGGCTTCGATCCGGATGAGCAATTGCCTGATATCCCGGAGACCAACGCCAGCAAGAGCGGCCGCCAGCGCATGGTCGACCTCGCCAAGCGCGACAAGCTCACCGTGCGCCAGCTCGCCCAGCGCGTCGGCGGCTATGGCGGCCTGTCCTTCGTCGGCACCGCGAAAACCATCGCCGACCAGATGGAGGAATGGCTGGTCGGGCGCGGCTCCGACGGCTTCAACATCATGTTCCCATTCCTGCCGGCAGGCCTCGACGATTTCGTCGACAAGGTCGTCCCGGAGCTGCAGCGGCGCGGGATTTTCCGGAAAGAGTACGAAGGCGCTACTTTGAGGGAGAATCTGGGCCTCCCCCGGCCGAAAAACCGGTTCTTCGAGGCCTGA
- a CDS encoding DUF983 domain-containing protein — protein sequence MVTMSTAPKIWTRETGLVEKRDVWAAMKRGFRGRCPRCGQGKLFRAFLKTADNCAKCGLDFTPHRADDLPAYLVIVIVGHIVVPTILWIETNYTTPVWFSFATYLPFTFFASLGLLQPVKGAVVGLQWALRMHGFDENPPDGIPPV from the coding sequence ATGGTGACCATGAGCACAGCCCCAAAAATCTGGACACGCGAGACCGGCCTCGTCGAGAAGCGCGATGTCTGGGCGGCAATGAAGCGCGGCTTTCGCGGCCGCTGCCCGCGCTGCGGCCAGGGAAAACTGTTCCGCGCCTTCCTGAAGACGGCGGACAATTGCGCAAAATGCGGCCTCGATTTCACGCCGCATCGCGCCGACGATCTGCCTGCCTATCTCGTGATCGTCATCGTCGGCCACATCGTGGTGCCCACGATCCTCTGGATCGAAACCAACTACACCACGCCAGTCTGGTTCAGCTTTGCCACCTACCTGCCCTTCACCTTCTTCGCCTCGCTCGGGCTGTTGCAGCCGGTCAAGGGAGCTGTGGTCGGCCTGCAATGGGCTCTGCGCATGCACGGGTTTGACGAGAACCCGCCGGATGGTATTCCGCCTGTATAA